Proteins co-encoded in one Bemisia tabaci chromosome 9, PGI_BMITA_v3 genomic window:
- the e gene encoding beta-alanyl-bioamine nonribosomal peptide synthetase ebony produces MGSIPDLSILKGASRRVPERVVLHRLFERNAHHPATADNTALIFQNESNESRQLKYWELDEAANRLARGILRAVQEKGGRFNRDGDNIVAVSIPPSDTLVVTLLAVWKAGAAYLPLDVQAPANRVRHILDEAKPLLVISHRDDCAENELFENINVVSTGYLEKEAAKYSSKILQENEMFRTANEPSMAIVLYTSGSTGIPKGVRISHRAVFNRLQWQWNTFPYAESERVCAFKTALTFVDSVSEIWAPLLSETPKSILVVPKEVTKDPERLIAELERHRIERLVLVPSLLRAILLYLELDKNNARRDDQLLKHLKLWVCSGEPLVPSLVKHFFNHFEGTEHVICNFYGSTEVMGDVTFEKMSAFKGDLVPIGLPVDNSVVYLLDKKLNPVPSGQIGEIYCSGLNLASGYVNNRDADRFIANPHTVEPQYALLYKTGDYGKIVDGTLVYEGRTDSQVKVRGHRVDMSEIENSLHKINGVDKVAVLCYKPGEVDQAILAFVTLQDPSWTAGTIEEELSKTLPPYSLPTIRVLDKIPLLNNGKTDRQFLLKAYGEEVSEKGGKRAPVDLTGVPENKRKAAQCLFETVASILGGSLKCPINKDVGFFELGGNSLNSIYTITKLRDQGFVIGITEFLSSKTLGDILDKIRTEDEDSNILADENNNKGKTKYEAEILDDKHREAVTEIIADSFCEKGDLEQCIQPRIERDAYIELLDVLWVHLVEKGLSFAVKSAETGEYVGASLSFDVHDEPPVEITSRLNIIFEFLEFLEGPIRETKLPQGKGKILHGFMMGTHKKLDAKENIEVIQFMEEEEVRLARRRGFESIFTSNSSPLTQQLGSDVFDYEVLLDYQVNKFVAEDGSKPFGSAPDTQTVSCSLKRV; encoded by the exons ATGGGATCGATTCCAGACTTATCTATTCTCAAGGGTGCTAGCCGCCGGGTTCCAGAGCGCGTGGTCCTCCACCGTCTGTTCGAGAGGAACGCGCACCACCCTGCAACCGCCGACAACACAGCACTTATATTCCAAA ATGAGTCAAACGAGAGCCGGCAACTGAAATACTGGGAGTTGGACGAGGCAGCGAACCGTCTTGCCCGAGGGATCCTGCGCGCTGTGCAGGAGAAGGGCGGCCGCTTCAACCGCGACGGCGACAACATCGTGGCCGTGAGCATCCCCCCTAGCGACACCCTGGTCGTCACCCTGCTGGCCGTCTGGAAGGCCGGCGCCGCATACCTCCCACTCGACGTCCAAGCCCCTGCCAATCGCGTCCGCCACATCCTCGACGAAGCCAAGCCTCTCCTCGTCATCAGCCACCGAGATGATT GTGCTGAAAACGAACTTTTCGAGAACATCAATGTAGTGAGCACTGGCTACCTAGAAAAAGAAGCTGCAAAATACTCATCGAAAATCCTCCAGGAAAATGAAATGTTCAGGACAGCCAATGAGCCCTCCATGGCCATTGTTTTATACACATCGGGCAGCACAGGAATTCCAAAAG GAGTCCGAATCTCCCACCGCGCCGTGTTCAACCGGTTACAGTGGCAATGGAACACCTTCCCTTACGCCGAGAGCGAGCGGGTGTGCGCCTTCAAGACCGCCCTGACCTTCGTCGACTCCGTCAGCGAGATCTGGGCGCCTCTCCTCTCGGAGACCCCCAAGTCCATCCTCGTCGTCCCGAAGGAGGTGACCAAGGACCCCGAACGCCTCATCGCCGAGCTGGAGCGACACCGGATCGAGCGACTCGTCCTGGTGCCGTCCCTCCTCCGCGCCATCCTCCTCTACCTCGAACTCGACAAGAACAACGCCCGAAGGGACGACCAGCTCCTCAAACACCTCAAGCTTTGGGTCTGCAGCGGGGAGCCCCTGGTGCCCAGCTTGGTGAAACACTTCTTCAACCACTTCGAAGGCACCGAACACGTCATCTGCAACTTCTACGGAAGCACTGAG gtCATGGGTGACGTGACCTTCGAGAAGATGAGCGCCTTCAAGGGGGATTTAGTTCCTATCGGTCTGCCGGTGGATAACAGCGTGGTCTACCTGCTGGACAAGAAACTCAACCCGGTGCCCTCCGGACAGATCGGCGAGATCTACTGCTCCGGACTCAATCTAGCGTCAGGCTACGTCAACAACCGTGACGCGGATCGCTTCATCGCCAATCCTCACACGGTGGAGCCTCAGTACGCTCTTCTCTACAAGACCGGTGACTACGGCAAGATCGTTGACGGCACTTTGGTCTACGAGGGCCGAACAGATAGTCAG GTCAAGGTCCGGGGTCATCGGGTCGACATGAGCGAGATCGAGAACTCCCTGCACAAGATCAACGGCGTCGACAAGGTGGCCGTCCTCTGCTACAAGCCGGGAGAAGTCGACCAGGCCATCCTCGCCTTCGTCACCCTCCAAGACCCGAGCTGGACCGCCGGCACCATCGAGGAGGAGCTGAGCAAGACCCTGCCTCCCTACTCCCTGCCCACGATCCGGGTCCTCGACAAAATCCCCCTCCTCAACAACGGGAAGACCGACCGGCAGTTCCTGCTCAAGGCCTACGGGGAGGAGGTCAGCGAGAAGGGGGGCAAGCGGGCGCCCGTAGACTTGACCGGTGTTCCTGAAAACAAGCGCAAGGCCGCCCAGTGCCTTTTCGAAACCGTGGCCTCCATCCTCGGTGGCAGCCTCAAGTGCCCCATCAACAAGGACGTCGGGTTCTTCGAACTCGGAGGCAACTCTTTGAACTCCATCTACACCATCACGAAGCTCCGAGACCAAGGCTTCGTTATCGGTATAACGGAATTCCTATCCTCCAAGACTTTAGGCGACATCCTGGACAAGATCCGCACGGAGGACGAAGACTCCAACATCCTCGCTGACGAGAACAACAACAAGGGTAAAACCAAGTACGAAGCGGAGATCCTGGACGACAAGCACCGGGAGGCCGTGACGGAAATCATCGCCGACAGTTTCTGCGAGAAGGGCGATCTCGAGCAGTGCATCCAGCCGAGGATCGAACGGGACGCTTACATCGAGCTCCTGGACGTCCTGTGGGTCCACCTGGTGGAGAAAGGCCTCAGCTTCGCCGTCAAGTCGGCGGAGACGGGCGAGTACGTCGGGGCGTCGTTGAGCTTCGACGTGCACGACGAGCCCCCCGTCGAGATCACCAGCCGGCTGAACATCATCTTCGAGTTCCTAGAGTTCCTTGAGGGCCCCATCCGGGAAACCAAGCTCCCGCAGGGCAAGGGGAAGATCCTCCACGGGTTCATGATGGGGACCCACAAGAAGCTGGACGCCAAGGAGAACATCGAGGTCATCCAGTTCATGGAGGAGGAAGAGGTTCGACTTGCCAGGCGGCGCGGTTTCGAGAGCATCTTCACCAGCAACTCCAGCCCGCTCACCCAGCAGCTCGGCTCGGATGTCTTCGACTATGAGGTCTTGCTCGACTACCAGGTGAATAAGTTTGTAGCGGAGGACGGCTCGAAGCCCTTCGGGTCGGCCCCTGACACGCAGACGGTTTCTTGTTCCTTAAAGAGAGTTTAG